In Nocardioides cavernae, a single genomic region encodes these proteins:
- a CDS encoding DoxX family protein, with product MKAQTLGRIVLGGFMVTAGVLHLTTQREEFRAQVPDWFPVDEDLTVLGSGVVEVALGGAFVALPRHRRTVGALLAAFFVAIFPGNIAQYVEGTPAFGLDSDRARLTRLFFQPVLVLWALWAGGLLGRRRPVLAEEQQREEVETGE from the coding sequence ATGAAGGCACAGACCCTCGGCCGCATCGTCCTCGGCGGCTTCATGGTGACCGCAGGTGTGCTGCACCTCACCACGCAGCGCGAGGAGTTCCGGGCCCAGGTGCCGGACTGGTTCCCGGTCGACGAGGACCTCACCGTGCTCGGCTCCGGCGTCGTGGAGGTCGCGCTGGGCGGGGCGTTCGTCGCGCTGCCGCGGCACCGGCGCACCGTCGGTGCGCTGCTGGCGGCCTTCTTCGTGGCGATCTTCCCGGGCAACATCGCGCAGTACGTCGAGGGCACCCCCGCGTTCGGCCTCGACAGCGACCGCGCCCGCCTCACCCGCCTCTTCTTCCAGCCCGTGCTCGTCCTCTGGGCGCTGTGGGCGGGCGGCCTCCTGGGCCGCCGCCGCCCGGTCCT
- a CDS encoding FAD-binding oxidoreductase — translation MDDLLDQLRTSIGADHVLTEDADVAAYVVDWTGTHAGRALAVVRPGSTEEVAAVVAACAGAGVAVVPQGGNTGLVGGGVPDASGSQVVLSLGRMRRVREVDPVAGTVTVDAGVVLADVQAAAEKVDRLFPMSLGSEGSCTIGGNLSTNAGGTAVLRYGMTRELVLGLEVVLPDGRVWDGLRGLRKDNTGYDLTQLFVGAEGTLGVITGAVLRLFPATPRHATAWVAVPSVDAAVSLLGLAQQHAGVHLSTFEIANRQAIDLVLAHLPGASDPLGEPSDWYVLVELAGSASDTGLDETLESLLGEAVEAGTAVDAAIAGSPAQRSALWALREGISEVQKVEGATLKHDVTLPIARLAEWATTIGPRLQEVCPGVRLVTYGHVGDGNLHYNLNAPLADDRSDDDALRAAAADLTAAIYDSVAREAGSISAEHGLGRTKVVAAASYKSDVEVDLMRALKHALDPAGLMNPGVLVPPTQ, via the coding sequence ATGGACGACCTGCTCGACCAGCTGCGCACGAGCATCGGCGCCGACCACGTCCTGACCGAGGACGCCGACGTCGCGGCGTACGTCGTCGACTGGACCGGCACCCACGCCGGGCGGGCCCTCGCAGTGGTGCGGCCGGGCTCGACCGAGGAGGTGGCCGCGGTCGTCGCGGCCTGTGCCGGGGCGGGCGTGGCGGTCGTGCCGCAGGGCGGCAACACCGGGCTGGTCGGCGGCGGGGTGCCCGACGCGTCGGGCAGCCAGGTCGTGCTCTCCCTCGGCCGGATGCGCCGGGTGCGCGAGGTCGACCCGGTCGCCGGCACCGTCACCGTCGACGCCGGCGTCGTGCTGGCCGACGTGCAGGCCGCGGCCGAGAAGGTCGACCGGCTCTTCCCGATGTCGCTGGGTTCCGAGGGCAGCTGCACGATCGGCGGCAACCTCTCGACCAACGCCGGCGGCACCGCGGTGCTGCGCTACGGCATGACCCGCGAGCTCGTGCTCGGCCTCGAGGTCGTGCTGCCCGACGGCCGGGTCTGGGACGGGCTGCGCGGGCTCCGCAAGGACAACACCGGCTACGACCTCACGCAGCTGTTCGTCGGCGCGGAGGGCACGCTCGGCGTCATCACCGGAGCCGTGCTGCGGCTCTTCCCGGCCACTCCGCGGCACGCCACTGCCTGGGTGGCCGTGCCGTCCGTCGACGCCGCGGTCTCCCTGCTCGGCCTGGCCCAGCAGCACGCCGGCGTGCACCTGTCGACGTTCGAGATCGCCAACCGGCAGGCCATCGACCTCGTGCTCGCCCACCTGCCCGGTGCGAGCGACCCGCTGGGCGAGCCGAGCGACTGGTACGTCCTGGTCGAGCTCGCCGGGTCCGCCTCCGACACCGGGCTCGACGAGACCCTGGAGTCGCTGCTCGGCGAGGCCGTCGAGGCCGGCACCGCCGTCGACGCGGCGATCGCCGGCAGCCCCGCGCAGCGTTCGGCCCTGTGGGCCCTGCGGGAGGGCATCTCGGAGGTGCAGAAGGTCGAGGGCGCGACGCTCAAGCACGACGTCACCCTGCCGATCGCCCGGCTCGCGGAGTGGGCGACCACGATCGGGCCGCGCCTGCAGGAGGTCTGCCCGGGCGTGCGGCTGGTGACCTACGGCCACGTCGGCGACGGCAACCTCCACTACAACCTCAACGCGCCCCTGGCCGACGACCGCAGCGACGACGACGCGCTGCGTGCCGCGGCGGCCGACCTGACCGCCGCCATCTACGACTCGGTGGCCCGCGAGGCGGGGTCGATCAGCGCGGAGCACGGGCTCGGCCGCACCAAGGTGGTGGCCGCAGCGTCGTACAAGTCCGACGTCGAGGTCGACCTCATGCGCGCCCTCAAGCACGCGCTCGACCCGGCCGGGCTGATGAACCCGGGCGTCCTCGTCCCACCCACCCAGTAG
- a CDS encoding AEC family transporter: MGLLIGFTTILVVIAAGAALAHVGVLDRRSQRTLGEIAFFVASPALMVVTISQVHLETAAANLVASTVSLGACFVAYVVIARLRWGLDTGSLLLGALSSSYVNAGNLGIAIAAYVVGDITVVVPTLLVQMLLVQPAALIMLDRITGRGEGVGPAFRRLVTNPLTISAVVGLVLATTGWRLPAALLSPLEMLAGAAIPLMLMSYGAALRLSPPIGRAGHNGEVVLATVLKMAVMPLVAWLVGLALGLDDRVLLGVVITAALPTAQNIFLHATRYRVGEDVSRETILVTTLASLPVALLVAVLLG, encoded by the coding sequence ATGGGCCTGCTGATCGGCTTCACCACGATCCTCGTCGTCATCGCCGCCGGTGCAGCGCTCGCCCACGTCGGCGTGCTCGACCGTCGCTCGCAGCGCACCCTCGGCGAGATCGCGTTCTTCGTCGCCTCCCCCGCCCTCATGGTCGTCACGATCAGCCAGGTCCACCTCGAGACGGCGGCGGCCAACCTCGTCGCCTCGACCGTCTCGCTCGGGGCCTGCTTCGTCGCGTACGTCGTCATCGCGCGGCTGCGCTGGGGCCTCGACACCGGCTCGCTGCTCCTCGGCGCGCTGTCGTCGTCCTACGTCAACGCGGGCAACCTCGGCATCGCCATCGCGGCCTACGTCGTCGGCGACATCACCGTCGTCGTACCGACCCTGCTCGTGCAGATGCTCCTCGTGCAGCCGGCGGCGCTGATCATGCTCGACCGGATCACCGGCCGCGGCGAGGGTGTGGGCCCGGCGTTCCGACGGCTGGTCACCAACCCGCTCACGATCTCCGCCGTCGTCGGCCTGGTGCTCGCGACCACCGGCTGGCGGCTGCCGGCCGCGCTCCTGTCGCCGCTGGAGATGCTGGCCGGTGCGGCAATCCCGCTGATGCTGATGTCGTACGGCGCCGCGCTGAGGCTGAGCCCGCCGATCGGCCGGGCCGGCCACAACGGCGAGGTCGTCCTCGCGACGGTCCTCAAGATGGCCGTCATGCCGCTGGTCGCCTGGCTGGTCGGACTGGCCCTCGGCCTCGACGACCGTGTGCTGCTCGGCGTCGTCATCACCGCGGCCCTGCCGACCGCGCAGAACATCTTCCTGCACGCCACCCGCTACCGCGTCGGAGAGGATGTCTCGCGGGAGACCATCCTGGTGACCACCCTCGCCTCGCTGCCCGTGGCGCTGCTCGTCGCCGTGCTGCTGGGCTGA
- a CDS encoding 2-hydroxyacid dehydrogenase has protein sequence MTTDTQHPVRVVQLGGLMPFVREWLSERYAAPQREDLGDPAGVAVAVVGGGARAGAEEMDALPDLRAIVNFGVGYDNVDVAEAQRRGIVVSNTPDVLTDAVADLAAFLVVDVLRGITAADRFVRSGAWARGEKMPLTRDVRGAVVGVLGMGRIGTAAAERLEAFGAEIHYHSRSPKDVAWTYHDSPVALAAASDVLVVLTPGGAGTDGLVDAAVLDALGPEGYLVNVARGSVVDEDALVAALEAGRIAGAGLDVFADEPRVPAALLERDDVVLLPHVGSATVETREAMGRLVLDNVDAFLERGELVTPVG, from the coding sequence GTGACCACCGACACCCAGCACCCGGTCCGTGTCGTCCAGCTCGGCGGGCTCATGCCCTTCGTGCGCGAGTGGCTGTCGGAGCGGTACGCCGCCCCGCAGCGGGAGGACCTCGGAGACCCGGCGGGTGTCGCGGTCGCCGTGGTCGGTGGCGGTGCGCGGGCCGGCGCGGAGGAGATGGACGCCCTGCCCGACCTGCGGGCGATCGTGAACTTCGGCGTCGGCTACGACAACGTCGACGTGGCCGAGGCGCAGCGCCGCGGCATCGTCGTCTCCAACACCCCCGACGTGCTCACCGACGCCGTTGCCGACCTGGCGGCCTTCCTGGTCGTCGACGTGCTGCGCGGCATCACGGCCGCCGACCGGTTCGTGCGCAGCGGTGCGTGGGCGCGCGGCGAGAAGATGCCGCTGACCCGCGACGTGCGAGGCGCGGTCGTCGGCGTGCTCGGCATGGGCCGGATCGGAACCGCAGCGGCCGAGCGGCTCGAGGCCTTCGGTGCCGAGATCCACTACCACTCGCGCAGCCCCAAGGACGTCGCGTGGACCTACCACGACAGCCCGGTCGCCCTGGCCGCGGCGAGCGACGTGCTGGTGGTGCTGACGCCGGGTGGCGCCGGGACCGACGGGCTCGTGGACGCCGCCGTCCTGGACGCGCTCGGCCCCGAGGGCTACCTGGTGAACGTCGCCCGCGGCTCGGTCGTGGACGAGGACGCGCTGGTCGCTGCGCTCGAGGCCGGTCGCATCGCCGGTGCCGGGCTGGACGTGTTCGCCGACGAGCCGCGCGTGCCCGCGGCCCTCCTGGAGCGCGACGACGTCGTGCTGCTGCCCCACGTCGGCAGCGCGACCGTCGAGACCCGCGAGGCGATGGGCCGGCTCGTGCTCGACAACGTCGACGCGTTCCTCGAGCGCGGCGAGCTGGTGACCCCGGTCGGCTGA
- a CDS encoding alpha-hydroxy acid oxidase yields MSQVSSSRQVPRWRDLEPFLRPRPVERDAVRRRLSRCLSVDDVERLARRRVPGAVWDYVAGGSDSELAMRRNGAAFDRIELMPTTFGQVAAPDTSATLLGRSAAAPIVLAPTGYTRLSHHTGERAAAVAAEQAGLPYTLSTYATTSITDVARAAPGGRNWFQVYLMKDRAVTRAHLDEAREQGYEALVLTIDTTVTGMKRKGKQNGFAIPPQLTARTMAGMARHPGWVADILTTQPLRFATFSEGSAHARWGMSNELREQEIRPADITWLREEWGGPVVVKGVQSVVDAVAAVGAGADAIVLSNHGGRQLDRAPVPFELLPAVVEAVAGRAEVYVDSGVRSGGDVVAAVALGATGVMVGRAYLYGLMVGGQRGVTHVLDVLTDEMRRAMGMLGTPTLAHLTPEHARLRDR; encoded by the coding sequence ATGAGCCAGGTCAGCAGCAGTCGGCAGGTCCCCCGCTGGCGGGACCTCGAGCCGTTCCTGCGACCGCGTCCCGTCGAGCGCGATGCCGTACGACGTCGCCTGTCGCGCTGCCTGTCGGTCGACGACGTCGAGCGGCTGGCCCGGCGCCGCGTGCCGGGCGCGGTCTGGGACTACGTCGCCGGCGGCTCCGACTCCGAGCTCGCGATGCGCCGCAACGGCGCCGCCTTCGACCGCATCGAGCTCATGCCGACGACCTTCGGCCAGGTCGCCGCGCCCGACACCAGCGCCACCCTGCTGGGCCGATCCGCCGCGGCGCCGATCGTCCTCGCACCGACCGGCTACACGCGGCTGAGCCACCACACCGGCGAGCGCGCCGCGGCCGTCGCGGCCGAGCAGGCCGGCCTGCCGTACACCCTGTCGACCTACGCCACGACCTCCATCACCGACGTCGCGCGCGCGGCGCCGGGCGGCCGCAACTGGTTCCAGGTCTACCTGATGAAGGACCGTGCCGTGACCCGAGCGCACCTCGACGAGGCGCGCGAGCAGGGCTACGAGGCGCTGGTGCTCACCATCGACACGACCGTCACCGGCATGAAGCGCAAGGGCAAGCAGAACGGCTTCGCCATCCCGCCCCAGCTGACGGCGCGGACGATGGCCGGCATGGCCCGCCACCCCGGCTGGGTCGCCGACATCCTCACCACCCAGCCGCTGCGCTTCGCGACGTTCTCCGAGGGCTCCGCGCACGCCCGGTGGGGCATGTCCAACGAGCTGCGCGAGCAGGAGATCCGGCCCGCCGACATCACCTGGCTGCGCGAGGAGTGGGGCGGCCCGGTCGTCGTCAAGGGCGTCCAGTCCGTCGTCGACGCCGTCGCCGCGGTCGGGGCCGGCGCGGACGCGATCGTGCTGTCCAACCACGGTGGTCGACAGCTCGACCGCGCCCCGGTGCCGTTCGAGCTGCTGCCCGCCGTCGTCGAGGCGGTCGCCGGTCGCGCGGAGGTGTACGTCGACTCGGGCGTCCGCAGCGGCGGTGACGTCGTCGCGGCAGTCGCGCTCGGCGCCACCGGGGTGATGGTGGGACGTGCCTACCTCTACGGCCTCATGGTCGGCGGGCAGCGCGGCGTGACCCATGTGCTCGACGTCCTCACCGACGAGATGCGGCGCGCGATGGGCATGCTCGGCACGCCCACGCTGGCCCACCTCACCCCCGAGCACGCCCGGCTGCGGGACCGATGA
- a CDS encoding L-talarate/galactarate dehydratase — translation MTQTATPPSQAVHNSAGDRIRTITLSHVVLPLPYAVSDAKVLTGRQKPLTETVMLFVELTTEHGFEGMGFSYSKRAGGKAQYAHLKEIMDVAIGQDPSDIAKIYESLMWAGASVGRSGVATQAVAALDVALYDLKARRAGLPLAKLLGAHRDSCRVYNTSGGFLQASVEEIKEKATASLESGIGGIKIKVGQPDWREDLRRVAALREHLGDGPFMVDANQQWDRARARRMCRELEQFDLVWIEEPLDAWDHVGHADLSQTFDTPIATGEMLTSVAEHMGLVDAGYRGIVQPDAPRIGGITPFLKFATLAAHHRLDLAPHYAMEIHLHLAATYPTEPWVEHFEWLNPLFEERIDIRDGQIFVPDRPGLGFTLTERMRSLTLETATFSA, via the coding sequence ATGACGCAGACCGCCACCCCGCCCTCCCAGGCCGTGCACAACAGCGCCGGCGACCGCATCCGCACGATCACGCTGTCGCACGTCGTGCTGCCGCTGCCCTACGCCGTCAGCGACGCCAAGGTGCTCACCGGCCGGCAGAAGCCGCTCACCGAGACCGTGATGCTCTTCGTCGAGCTCACCACCGAGCACGGCTTCGAGGGCATGGGCTTCAGCTACTCCAAGCGAGCGGGCGGCAAGGCGCAGTACGCCCACCTCAAGGAGATCATGGACGTCGCGATCGGCCAGGACCCGAGCGACATCGCCAAGATCTACGAGTCGCTCATGTGGGCCGGTGCGTCCGTCGGCCGCTCCGGCGTCGCCACCCAGGCGGTCGCCGCGCTCGACGTCGCGCTGTACGACCTCAAGGCCCGCCGCGCCGGACTGCCGCTCGCCAAGCTGCTCGGCGCGCACCGCGACTCGTGCCGCGTCTACAACACCTCCGGCGGCTTCCTCCAGGCCTCCGTCGAGGAGATCAAGGAGAAGGCCACCGCCTCCCTCGAGTCCGGCATCGGCGGCATCAAGATCAAGGTCGGCCAGCCCGACTGGCGCGAGGACCTGCGCCGGGTCGCCGCGCTGCGCGAGCACCTCGGTGACGGCCCGTTCATGGTCGACGCCAACCAGCAGTGGGACCGCGCCCGCGCCCGTCGGATGTGCCGCGAGCTCGAGCAGTTCGACCTGGTCTGGATCGAGGAGCCCCTCGACGCGTGGGACCACGTCGGCCACGCCGACCTGTCGCAGACCTTCGACACCCCCATCGCCACCGGCGAGATGCTGACCTCCGTGGCCGAGCACATGGGCCTCGTCGACGCCGGCTACCGCGGCATCGTGCAGCCGGATGCCCCGCGCATCGGGGGCATCACGCCGTTCCTCAAGTTCGCCACCCTCGCGGCGCACCACCGCCTCGACCTCGCGCCGCACTACGCGATGGAGATCCACCTCCACCTCGCGGCGACGTATCCCACCGAGCCGTGGGTCGAGCACTTCGAGTGGCTCAACCCGCTCTTCGAGGAGCGCATCGACATCCGCGACGGCCAGATCTTCGTGCCGGACCGTCCGGGCCTCGGCTTCACGCTCACCGAGCGGATGCGCTCGCTGACGCTGGAGACCGCTACCTTCTCGGCATGA
- a CDS encoding FadR/GntR family transcriptional regulator, whose translation MTTLSAGVVAGLKDKILAGDLAPGAKLPSESELIEEYAVSRTVVREAVTRLRAEGLVETQQGRGSFVLAVPESSSFNVESSAIRTQADVLAMLDFRIGVESEAAALAALHRTALDAAAIEEALAGFTRSGHEGAVEADFAFHLAVARATGNRFYVDLLGSLGPMMIMLPRTRLGDAYSMTDATHVERVQREHDNVAAAVLAGDVETARAAMRLHLGNTRRRVG comes from the coding sequence ATGACCACCCTGTCGGCGGGCGTCGTCGCCGGCCTCAAGGACAAGATCCTGGCCGGTGACCTGGCCCCGGGGGCCAAGCTCCCGTCGGAGTCGGAGCTCATCGAGGAGTACGCCGTCTCGCGCACCGTCGTGCGCGAGGCGGTGACCCGGCTCCGGGCCGAGGGCCTCGTGGAGACCCAGCAGGGCCGCGGGTCGTTCGTGCTCGCGGTGCCCGAGTCGTCGTCGTTCAACGTCGAGTCGTCCGCGATCCGCACCCAGGCCGACGTCCTGGCGATGCTCGACTTCCGCATCGGCGTGGAGAGCGAGGCGGCCGCGCTGGCGGCGCTGCACCGCACGGCGCTCGATGCGGCGGCGATCGAGGAGGCGCTGGCCGGCTTCACGCGGTCCGGGCACGAGGGGGCCGTCGAGGCCGACTTCGCCTTCCACCTCGCCGTGGCGCGGGCGACGGGCAACCGCTTCTACGTCGACCTGCTGGGCTCGCTCGGGCCGATGATGATCATGCTCCCGCGCACCCGGCTCGGCGACGCGTACTCCATGACCGATGCCACCCACGTCGAACGGGTCCAGCGCGAGCACGACAACGTCGCCGCCGCGGTCCTCGCTGGTGACGTGGAGACCGCCCGCGCCGCCATGCGGCTGCACCTCGGGAACACCCGCCGCCGCGTGGGTTGA
- a CDS encoding ArsR/SmtB family transcription factor, with protein sequence MHAFDVLGDPVRRRILELLATGETSAGDVAARVGGEFGISQPAVSQHLKVLRDNGFATVRAEGTRRLYAVDPSGLQEVDAWVEQFRVFWDQKLDALGTEIARGKRARR encoded by the coding sequence GTGCATGCCTTCGACGTCCTCGGTGACCCCGTACGCCGCCGCATCCTCGAGCTGCTCGCCACGGGTGAGACCAGCGCGGGCGACGTGGCGGCCCGGGTCGGCGGCGAGTTCGGGATCAGCCAGCCGGCAGTGAGCCAGCACCTCAAGGTGCTGCGCGACAACGGCTTCGCGACCGTCCGCGCCGAGGGCACCCGGCGGCTCTACGCCGTCGACCCGTCCGGCCTGCAGGAGGTCGACGCCTGGGTCGAGCAGTTCCGGGTCTTCTGGGACCAGAAGCTCGACGCGCTCGGCACCGAGATCGCCCGCGGCAAGCGAGCCCGCCGCTGA
- a CDS encoding SRPBCC family protein: MFDVAKHLGAVTRAVEDSTHEGTPVKVVVAFRTYPTDVADLWSAVTDPERIPRWFAPVSGDLRLGGRFQVEGNAGGEVVACDEPKHLAITWEFGGDTSWVDVHLEQDGEGARLTLRHAADVSGNEHWPTYGPGAVGVGWELGLMGLAEHLATGSSIPHEEVEGWGASDEGQSFMTGSATSWGEADAATSGDPDASRAAAARTAAFYTGAEPPA; this comes from the coding sequence ATGTTCGACGTAGCCAAGCACCTGGGCGCGGTGACCCGCGCCGTCGAGGACAGCACCCACGAGGGCACGCCCGTCAAGGTCGTGGTCGCCTTCCGCACCTACCCCACCGACGTCGCCGACCTCTGGTCGGCCGTCACGGACCCCGAGCGGATCCCGCGCTGGTTCGCGCCCGTCTCCGGCGACCTCCGCCTCGGCGGCCGCTTCCAGGTCGAGGGCAACGCCGGCGGCGAGGTGGTTGCGTGCGACGAGCCGAAGCACCTCGCCATCACGTGGGAGTTCGGCGGGGACACGTCGTGGGTCGACGTGCACCTCGAGCAGGACGGCGAGGGCGCCAGGCTGACGCTCCGCCACGCGGCCGACGTGTCCGGCAACGAGCACTGGCCGACGTACGGGCCGGGCGCGGTCGGCGTGGGCTGGGAGCTCGGCCTGATGGGCCTCGCCGAGCACCTCGCCACGGGGTCGTCGATCCCGCACGAGGAGGTCGAGGGCTGGGGGGCATCTGACGAGGGCCAGTCCTTCATGACCGGCTCCGCGACCAGCTGGGGCGAGGCCGACGCCGCCACCTCCGGCGACCCGGACGCCTCGCGCGCTGCTGCCGCCAGGACGGCCGCGTTCTACACCGGCGCCGAGCCTCCGGCCTGA
- a CDS encoding glucarate dehydratase family protein encodes MSRSRISRVVVTPVAFEDPPLLNVVGVHQPYALRAIVELHTESGLLGLGETYADETHLGRLEAVATALPGHDPYDLNGLRRLVTDVLGRETGGGGASFGGMLDVDSAVDTVYSPFEVACLDLQGHEAGVPVSDLLGGAVRESVPFSGYLFYKWAGHPGFADDAWGEALTPEQLVAQARRMVDGWGFGSLKLKGGVLPPEDECEAIEALRDAFPSMPLRLDPNGAWTPETSLKVASRLAGVVEYLEDPTPGISGMAQVAAGTDVPLATNMCVIAMEHLPPAIAQDAVQVVLSDHHLWGGLRKSALLGGITEVWGMGLSMHSNSHLGVSLAAMVHLAAATPNLTYACDTHFPWKTQDVVTDGVLSFIDGSVAVPTGPGLGVTLDRDRLGELHELYLSCGIRRREDTVYMRSIQPDFEVNTSRW; translated from the coding sequence GTGAGCCGTAGCCGCATCTCCCGCGTCGTCGTCACGCCGGTCGCCTTCGAGGACCCGCCGCTGCTCAACGTCGTCGGCGTCCACCAGCCCTACGCCCTGCGGGCGATCGTCGAGCTGCACACCGAATCGGGCCTCCTCGGCCTCGGCGAGACGTACGCCGACGAGACGCACCTCGGTCGGCTCGAGGCCGTCGCCACCGCGCTGCCCGGCCACGACCCGTACGACCTCAACGGCCTGCGCCGGCTCGTCACCGACGTGCTCGGCCGCGAGACCGGCGGGGGCGGTGCGTCGTTCGGCGGGATGCTCGACGTCGACTCCGCCGTCGACACCGTCTACTCGCCCTTCGAGGTCGCCTGCCTCGACCTGCAGGGCCACGAGGCCGGCGTACCGGTGAGCGACCTTCTCGGCGGAGCCGTCCGCGAGTCCGTGCCGTTCAGCGGCTACCTGTTCTACAAGTGGGCCGGGCACCCCGGCTTCGCGGACGACGCGTGGGGCGAGGCGCTCACCCCCGAGCAGCTCGTCGCCCAGGCGCGCCGGATGGTCGACGGCTGGGGCTTCGGCTCGCTCAAGCTCAAGGGCGGCGTGCTGCCGCCCGAGGACGAGTGCGAGGCGATCGAGGCGCTGCGCGACGCCTTCCCGTCGATGCCGCTGCGGCTCGACCCCAACGGCGCGTGGACCCCCGAGACCTCGCTGAAGGTCGCGTCCCGCCTGGCCGGGGTGGTCGAGTACCTCGAGGACCCGACCCCGGGCATCTCGGGCATGGCCCAGGTCGCCGCGGGCACCGACGTTCCCCTCGCCACCAACATGTGCGTCATCGCGATGGAGCACCTGCCGCCCGCGATCGCGCAGGACGCCGTCCAGGTCGTGCTCTCCGACCACCACCTCTGGGGCGGGCTCAGGAAGTCGGCGCTGCTCGGCGGCATCACCGAGGTCTGGGGCATGGGGCTCTCCATGCACAGCAACTCCCACCTCGGCGTCTCGCTCGCCGCGATGGTGCACCTCGCTGCCGCGACGCCGAACCTCACCTACGCCTGCGACACCCACTTCCCCTGGAAGACCCAGGACGTGGTCACCGACGGCGTGCTGTCCTTCATCGACGGCTCGGTCGCCGTCCCGACGGGCCCCGGGCTCGGGGTCACGCTCGACCGCGACCGGCTCGGCGAGCTGCACGAGCTCTACCTCTCCTGCGGCATACGCCGGCGCGAGGACACCGTCTACATGCGCTCCATCCAGCCCGACTTCGAGGTCAACACCTCCCGCTGGTGA
- a CDS encoding universal stress protein — protein MTSPTTIVIGYVPSPVGEAALEAGLAEAAARGDDVVILNSPRRRSTVDAELIDETASDELVARAAAAGVTARVDQSDHGDDIVETFAEVAAAASARLVVIGMRRRSPVGKLVTGSDAQRLLLDLDVPILAVKTAR, from the coding sequence ATGACCAGCCCTACGACGATCGTGATCGGCTACGTGCCCAGCCCCGTCGGCGAGGCGGCCCTGGAGGCCGGCCTGGCCGAGGCAGCCGCCCGCGGGGACGACGTCGTCATCCTCAACAGCCCGCGCCGTCGCAGCACCGTGGACGCCGAGCTCATCGACGAGACCGCGTCCGACGAGCTCGTCGCCCGGGCCGCCGCGGCCGGCGTGACCGCCCGAGTCGACCAGTCCGACCACGGCGACGACATCGTCGAGACCTTCGCCGAGGTCGCCGCCGCCGCGTCCGCGCGGCTGGTCGTCATCGGCATGCGCCGCCGCTCGCCGGTCGGCAAGCTCGTCACCGGCAGCGACGCGCAGCGCCTGCTCCTCGACCTCGACGTGCCGATCCTCGCCGTGAAGACGGCCAGGTGA